Proteins co-encoded in one Bradyrhizobium sp. 170 genomic window:
- a CDS encoding thiamine pyrophosphate-requiring protein: MSRHSAAHYFLEGLVDLGVKYIFANLGTDHVSLIEEIARWDREGRKHPEIILCPHEIVAVHMAGGYALATGKGQAVFVHVDAGTANACMAIQNLFRYRVPVMLFAGRAPYTLHGELTGSRDTYVHFVQDPFDIASIVRPYVKWEYSLPSGIVVKEALARAGAFMHSDPPGPVYMMLPRETLAEEWDEAQMPTYVPARYGEVAVGGIDPTRVEAIATRLMAADNPIALTAYLGRNADAVSALERLALACGIRIAEFNSIDLNVSQDSACFAGFDPLPLLEQADVGLLLDTDVPFVPQYAKRVEAIDWIQIDIDPLKSDFPMWGFPTDIRIQADCATVLRQVLEVVEARADDLYRKRVADRIASWSGTRDAAATRRATAAANKGLPGALSAAYLFATLNRVLSQDDIVVNEAIRNAPLVQEQIRRTQPHSYVGLAGGGLGFSGGMALGLKLAQLERRIVQIIGDGAFHFSSPDSVFAVAQQYHIPILTVVLDNGGWQAVKSSVQRVYPKGVAAETNSFQSQLRSGRQGEQRRFSDIGRAFGAHGEFVSEPDELAAAVDRCLAAIDGGIAAVLHVQITPL, translated from the coding sequence ATGAGCCGTCATAGTGCCGCGCATTATTTCCTCGAAGGACTCGTCGACCTCGGCGTTAAATATATCTTCGCCAATCTGGGCACCGATCATGTCTCGCTGATCGAGGAGATCGCGCGCTGGGACCGCGAAGGCCGCAAGCATCCCGAGATCATCCTCTGCCCGCACGAGATCGTTGCCGTTCACATGGCTGGCGGCTACGCACTGGCGACCGGCAAGGGACAGGCGGTGTTCGTGCATGTCGATGCCGGAACTGCCAATGCCTGCATGGCAATTCAGAACCTGTTTCGTTATCGGGTGCCGGTGATGTTGTTCGCCGGGCGCGCGCCCTACACGCTGCATGGCGAATTGACCGGATCGCGCGACACCTATGTGCACTTCGTGCAGGATCCCTTCGACATCGCCAGCATCGTGCGGCCCTACGTCAAGTGGGAATATTCGCTGCCGTCCGGCATCGTCGTGAAGGAAGCGCTGGCCCGCGCCGGCGCCTTCATGCACAGCGATCCGCCGGGGCCGGTCTACATGATGCTGCCGCGCGAGACGCTGGCCGAGGAATGGGACGAGGCACAGATGCCGACCTATGTCCCCGCGCGCTATGGCGAGGTCGCGGTCGGTGGTATCGACCCTACCCGCGTCGAGGCCATCGCCACCCGATTAATGGCGGCGGACAATCCGATCGCGCTGACAGCCTATCTCGGGCGCAATGCGGACGCCGTCTCGGCGCTGGAGCGTCTCGCGCTTGCCTGCGGCATCCGGATCGCGGAATTCAACTCGATCGATCTCAACGTCTCGCAGGACTCGGCGTGCTTTGCCGGCTTCGATCCGCTGCCTCTGCTGGAACAGGCCGACGTCGGGCTGCTGCTCGATACCGACGTGCCTTTTGTGCCGCAATACGCCAAGCGCGTCGAAGCCATCGACTGGATCCAGATCGACATCGATCCGTTGAAATCTGATTTCCCGATGTGGGGATTCCCGACCGACATCAGGATTCAAGCCGATTGCGCGACTGTTCTGCGGCAAGTGCTCGAGGTGGTCGAGGCACGCGCGGATGACCTCTATCGCAAGCGCGTCGCCGACCGCATCGCCAGCTGGAGCGGTACCCGCGATGCAGCGGCGACGCGCCGCGCAACCGCGGCCGCGAACAAGGGCCTGCCCGGCGCGCTCAGCGCGGCCTATCTGTTCGCAACCTTGAACCGTGTGTTGTCGCAGGACGATATCGTCGTCAACGAAGCGATCCGCAATGCGCCGCTGGTGCAGGAGCAGATCCGTCGCACGCAGCCACACAGCTATGTCGGCCTCGCCGGCGGAGGGCTCGGCTTTAGCGGGGGCATGGCGTTAGGGCTGAAGCTGGCGCAGCTGGAACGGCGCATCGTGCAGATCATCGGCGACGGCGCGTTTCACTTCTCGTCGCCAGACTCGGTATTCGCGGTCGCTCAGCAATATCACATTCCGATTCTGACGGTGGTGCTCGACAATGGTGGCTGGCAGGCAGTTAAATCGTCGGTACAGCGGGTCTATCCGAAGGGCGTTGCCGCCGAGACCAATTCGTTTCAATCGCAACTGCGCTCGGGCCGGCAGGGCGAGCAACGACGCTTCTCCGATATCGGCCGTGCCTTCGGCGCGCATGGTGAATTCGTCAGCGAGCCCGATGAACTCGCCGCTGCGGTCGACCGCTGCCTCGCGGCTATCGACGGTGGAATCGCTGCCGTCCTGCATGTCCAGATCACGCCGCTCTAG
- a CDS encoding IclR family transcriptional regulator → MKPTNSLERVLAVLEVFSEERLEWMPEDLMRELGYSRPTLYRYLKILKDAGFLMSSRNSGVTLGPKVVEMDYLTRRSDALVLHGVPYLKELTTAYSCTAMVLRWYGNKILCVVSESSAKNPISSYPRGRPMPLGRGAIARSIMAFLPRPRLLPLVERNLADLRSVGLGDTAEDVLKSLKKVRKAGFSVAYGEVTPGAVGIAAPIFDDRRYPIASVCVTIAGSLVTGALIDQIGAEVRRVALQISADQASAKARN, encoded by the coding sequence ATGAAGCCAACGAACAGTCTGGAACGGGTGCTGGCGGTTCTCGAGGTGTTTTCCGAGGAACGGCTGGAATGGATGCCTGAGGATTTGATGCGCGAGCTCGGCTATAGCCGGCCGACGCTGTACCGCTATCTGAAGATCCTGAAAGATGCCGGCTTCCTGATGTCGAGCCGCAACTCCGGCGTCACGCTAGGACCCAAGGTCGTCGAGATGGATTACCTGACGCGCCGCTCCGACGCGCTGGTGCTGCACGGCGTGCCCTATCTGAAAGAGCTGACTACGGCTTATTCCTGCACCGCCATGGTTTTACGCTGGTACGGCAACAAGATTCTCTGCGTGGTCTCCGAATCCTCCGCCAAAAACCCGATCAGTTCCTATCCGCGCGGACGACCGATGCCGCTGGGGCGCGGCGCGATCGCGCGCTCGATCATGGCGTTTCTGCCGCGGCCGCGACTGTTGCCGCTGGTCGAGCGTAACCTCGCCGACCTGCGCTCGGTCGGCCTCGGCGATACCGCCGAGGATGTCTTGAAAAGCCTGAAGAAGGTTCGCAAGGCCGGATTTTCCGTCGCCTATGGCGAGGTCACGCCCGGCGCGGTCGGCATCGCCGCACCGATCTTCGACGACCGCCGTTATCCGATCGCCAGCGTTTGCGTCACCATCGCCGGCAGCCTGGTGACCGGCGCCCTGATCGATCAGATCGGCGCCGAAGTTCGGCGCGTGGCGCTGCAGATCTCGGCCGATCAGGCCTCAGCAAAAGCAAGAAACTAA
- a CDS encoding FAD-dependent monooxygenase, with product MNKPTALPTQVVIVGGGPVGLGLAIELGQRGVRCILIERYSSPQQIPKGQNLTQRTLEHFYFWGAEPELRAARTIPRDYGIGGMTSYGTLLSGYKYDWLQRELVRPYYFTDNERLPQYATEAVLRHRLSQLQSVETLYGWSAAGIGQDADGVQVTIAERNGDRRRTLRADYVVGCDGSRSLVRDAAGITQTLSDHDRLMVLLVFRSTGLHRLLERFPNKSFYNVLHPDLKGYWQFFGRVDLGTTWFFHAPVPLGTTKDNFDFRRYLYSAVGEEFDVEFEHTGFWDLRVAIADQYRIGRVFIAGDAAHGHPPYGGYGINTGLEDAVNLGWKLAAALQGWAGVDLLDSYGEERRPVFVSTARDFIEKAIHSDKDFLAKFDPAIDKDAFEAEWLARSSGARSEVNSFEPNYEGSSIVAGPPGATCSAIGSHEFAARAGHHLAPRQLASGRNVFEELCAGFTLLDFGAPDVAIAEIRRAAEASGVPLKLIKDHSAESREFYKTTLILVRPDQFIAWTSDGDVTDAAGIIRRMIGGYP from the coding sequence ATGAACAAGCCCACCGCCCTCCCAACGCAAGTCGTCATTGTCGGAGGCGGGCCGGTTGGTCTTGGTCTCGCGATCGAACTCGGCCAGCGCGGCGTCAGGTGCATTCTGATCGAGCGCTACAGCAGTCCGCAGCAGATTCCGAAGGGTCAGAACCTGACCCAGCGCACGCTGGAGCACTTTTACTTCTGGGGTGCGGAGCCGGAGCTTCGTGCCGCGCGGACGATTCCGCGCGATTACGGCATCGGCGGCATGACCTCCTACGGCACGCTGCTGAGCGGCTACAAATATGATTGGCTGCAGCGTGAGTTGGTGCGGCCCTATTACTTCACCGACAACGAACGGCTGCCGCAATATGCCACCGAAGCGGTGCTGCGGCATCGTTTGAGCCAGTTGCAAAGCGTCGAGACACTCTACGGCTGGAGCGCCGCCGGCATCGGGCAGGACGCGGATGGCGTGCAGGTGACGATAGCCGAGCGCAACGGCGATCGTCGTCGCACGTTGCGGGCGGACTATGTGGTCGGCTGTGACGGCAGTCGCTCTTTGGTGCGTGATGCCGCCGGCATCACCCAGACCCTGTCCGACCACGACCGGCTGATGGTGCTGCTGGTGTTCCGCTCGACCGGCCTGCACAGACTGCTCGAGCGCTTCCCCAACAAGTCATTCTACAATGTGCTGCATCCCGACCTGAAGGGCTACTGGCAGTTCTTCGGCCGTGTCGATCTCGGCACCACCTGGTTCTTCCATGCGCCGGTGCCGCTCGGCACCACCAAGGACAATTTCGATTTCCGCCGCTATCTGTATTCGGCGGTCGGTGAGGAATTTGACGTCGAATTCGAGCACACCGGCTTTTGGGATCTGCGCGTCGCAATCGCCGATCAATATCGCATCGGGCGCGTCTTCATCGCCGGCGACGCCGCGCACGGCCATCCGCCCTATGGCGGCTACGGCATCAACACCGGCCTCGAAGACGCCGTCAATCTCGGTTGGAAGCTTGCCGCAGCGCTGCAAGGCTGGGCCGGAGTGGATCTGCTGGATTCCTACGGTGAGGAACGGCGGCCGGTGTTCGTGTCGACCGCGCGGGACTTCATCGAGAAGGCGATCCACAGCGACAAGGATTTCCTGGCTAAATTCGACCCCGCGATCGACAAGGATGCGTTTGAAGCCGAATGGCTGGCGCGCTCGTCCGGTGCGCGTTCCGAGGTTAATTCGTTCGAGCCGAATTACGAGGGCTCGTCTATCGTCGCGGGTCCGCCCGGCGCCACCTGCAGCGCGATCGGGTCGCATGAATTCGCAGCCCGAGCCGGACATCATCTGGCGCCGCGCCAGCTTGCGTCGGGCCGCAATGTCTTCGAGGAACTGTGCGCCGGCTTTACGCTGCTCGATTTCGGCGCGCCGGACGTCGCGATCGCTGAAATCAGGCGCGCCGCCGAGGCCAGCGGCGTACCGCTCAAGCTGATCAAGGATCACAGCGCGGAAAGCAGGGAATTCTACAAGACGACGCTGATCCTGGTTCGGCCCGATCAATTCATCGCCTGGACGTCGGATGGTGATGTGACGGACGCCGCCGGCATTATCCGTCGCATGATCGGCGGCTACCCCTGA
- a CDS encoding tripartite tricarboxylate transporter substrate binding protein translates to MKAFCRLALAAICLSYSAFVHAADEVKYPTRPIRIVVGFTAGGGNDIIARIVGQKLSESLGQSVIIENKPGAGAILATEYVARSAPDGYTLLVGASGAMVINPAVYEKLSYDTMRDFAPVSELGSFPLILIVNAASPFKSLADLVAYAKANPDKANYSSSSAAFQLATELFKQKTGAPMQMIPYKGANDSVTAVISGEVTATIADSGPVTSQVNGGLARALAVAAPKRMDGLPDVPTMKEAGADVEAVLWSGIFVPAATPPDIVRKLEAEFVRIARLPDVISRLKLLNIESVGNSSEEFSRIIATDLERWRAVARAGNIKMAQ, encoded by the coding sequence ATGAAAGCCTTTTGCCGCCTGGCGCTGGCCGCCATCTGTTTGAGCTATTCCGCCTTCGTGCATGCTGCCGACGAGGTGAAATACCCGACCCGCCCGATTCGCATCGTCGTCGGCTTCACGGCGGGCGGCGGCAACGACATCATCGCCCGCATCGTCGGACAAAAACTGTCGGAAAGTCTCGGCCAGTCGGTCATCATTGAAAACAAGCCCGGCGCGGGTGCGATCCTTGCCACCGAATACGTCGCGCGATCTGCACCCGATGGCTATACGCTGCTGGTCGGTGCCAGCGGCGCCATGGTGATCAACCCGGCAGTCTATGAGAAGCTGAGTTACGATACGATGCGGGATTTCGCCCCGGTGTCCGAGCTTGGCTCGTTTCCACTGATCCTAATCGTTAACGCGGCGTCGCCGTTCAAGTCGTTGGCCGATCTCGTCGCCTACGCCAAAGCGAATCCGGACAAGGCGAATTATTCGAGTTCCTCCGCCGCCTTCCAACTCGCGACCGAGCTTTTCAAGCAGAAGACCGGCGCGCCGATGCAGATGATTCCCTACAAGGGCGCCAACGATTCCGTCACCGCGGTGATCTCCGGCGAGGTGACCGCGACGATCGCCGATTCTGGACCGGTGACCAGTCAGGTCAACGGCGGTCTGGCCCGCGCGCTGGCAGTTGCCGCACCGAAGCGGATGGACGGCTTGCCCGATGTGCCAACCATGAAGGAAGCGGGCGCTGACGTCGAAGCGGTGTTGTGGAGCGGCATATTCGTGCCCGCGGCGACGCCACCCGACATTGTCAGGAAGCTGGAGGCTGAATTCGTCCGCATCGCGCGGTTGCCGGACGTTATCTCCCGCCTAAAATTGCTCAACATCGAGTCCGTCGGCAACTCGTCGGAGGAGTTTTCTCGCATCATCGCGACGGACCTAGAACGCTGGAGAGCGGTAGCCCGCGCCGGCAACATCAAGATGGCCCAGTAA
- a CDS encoding tripartite tricarboxylate transporter substrate binding protein, translating into MPGSRTLSRRTVLGILAMALSPMMPSLALGQSQQTIRLNVPFSAGTGPDLLARILGEELRQRWNQPVIVENKPGASGNIGTQAAARAAPDGQTLLVTVNTFVMNASLYRSIPYDPETSFVPIAEIATGVLALVVHPSLNVSTFSELIALARSKPGDINYASPGRGTPQHLAMELLKLTAQINLTHVPYAGSAGAVKDVAGGHVSVMFLPIHTALPLAETGQIRILAVGSQARAQQAQVPTLAELGVTDFDVDLWYAVLAPAGTPKEIVDRYNAVFNEILAQPSVRAVLDRQGLIARGGPSERLAELIARDRLRWAKVVKDAGITSE; encoded by the coding sequence ATGCCCGGAAGTCGCACGCTTTCGCGCCGCACGGTGCTGGGGATTCTGGCCATGGCCCTTTCTCCAATGATGCCAAGCCTGGCTCTGGGGCAGTCGCAGCAAACAATCCGGCTCAACGTTCCGTTCTCGGCGGGCACAGGGCCCGATCTCCTCGCGCGTATCCTCGGTGAGGAATTGCGGCAGCGCTGGAACCAGCCGGTGATCGTCGAGAACAAGCCTGGTGCGAGTGGCAACATCGGTACCCAGGCAGCGGCGCGCGCTGCTCCCGATGGCCAGACGCTGCTGGTGACCGTCAATACGTTTGTGATGAATGCGAGCCTTTATCGCTCGATCCCCTACGATCCGGAGACGAGCTTCGTGCCGATCGCGGAGATCGCGACCGGAGTTCTTGCGCTTGTTGTTCATCCTTCGCTCAACGTCAGCACTTTCTCGGAGCTGATCGCGCTGGCTCGCAGCAAGCCGGGCGACATCAACTACGCGTCCCCCGGTCGGGGAACACCACAACATCTCGCCATGGAGCTCCTGAAGCTGACCGCGCAGATCAACCTGACACACGTTCCTTATGCGGGTTCAGCCGGCGCCGTGAAAGACGTCGCGGGCGGACACGTCTCAGTGATGTTTTTACCAATCCATACCGCGCTTCCTCTCGCAGAGACGGGACAAATTCGCATCCTCGCCGTCGGGAGCCAGGCTCGGGCGCAGCAGGCGCAAGTCCCGACGCTGGCCGAACTTGGCGTAACCGATTTCGACGTCGATTTGTGGTATGCCGTTCTTGCTCCGGCCGGTACACCGAAGGAAATCGTTGACCGCTACAATGCGGTCTTTAACGAGATCCTGGCGCAGCCGAGCGTTCGCGCCGTTCTCGATAGGCAAGGCTTGATTGCCCGGGGCGGCCCGTCTGAACGTTTGGCAGAGCTGATCGCCAGGGATCGCCTGCGCTGGGCAAAAGTAGTCAAGGATGCCGGCATCACTTCAGAATAG